One Saccharomyces kudriavzevii IFO 1802 strain IFO1802 genome assembly, chromosome: 7 DNA segment encodes these proteins:
- the AMS1 gene encoding alpha-mannosidase (similar to Saccharomyces cerevisiae AMS1 (YGL156W); ancestral locus Anc_2.311) — protein MSSEGIIYDPQFKPVQGIYENRLRQFTDTGGDYHDLNLPKFYDKKRISLDHDHVKVWWYQVSFERGSSPVSPDKRPSWKSIIERDRKGELEFREANINQPFGPSWSTTWFKVKISLPEDWIKSNEQLLFQWDCSNEGIVIDPRTLIPVTAFSGGERTEYLLPKSADGEHFFYIEAGNNGMFGCGAGSTINPPDDNRFFHLRKADIVWPDLDARGLYIDFWMLSDAARELPGDSWQKHQARQLGNAVMDLFDPNDRSSVRKCRDLIQKQFFDSFSESCKVYEQGESQVLTNVYGIGNCHIDTAWLWPFAETRRKIVRSWSSQCTLMDRFPEYKFVASQAQQFKWLLEDHPEFFKKVLIPKIQQSQFFAVGGTWVENDTNIPSGESLARQFFFGQRFFLKHFGIKSKIFWLPDTFGYSSQMPQLCRLSGIDKFLTQKLSWNNINSFPHSTFNWAGIDGSQVLTHMPPGNTYTADSHFGDVLRTAKQNKTPECYGSGLMLYGKGDGGGGPTEEMLQKMRRIRSMNNRNGNVIPKLQVGITVDEFYDDILKRTNQGHDLPTWNGELYFEFHRGTYTSQAETKKFMRLSEIKLHDLEWIAAKTSVLYPDSYEYPSKEINSLWENVLLCQFHDVLPGSCIEMVYKYEAIPMLQNVVKKCASLIDKTLQFLQSQSKADLVEMGTLTWSKPESNSRECSLDGSYTSSVTGYDDYIVLANGKLKIIICKKSGVITSITDETLGVEYLDTKHGRNQLGANQFVIFDDKPLGWQAWDTELYSVNQYKYITKPKKVQVSCNTKEKCAVEVIFQISEKCKVRSIISLDATTANEAKLSKVDITTTVENWDARNKFLKVEFPVNIRSDFASYETQFGITRRPTHYNTSWDVAKFEVCHHKFADYSEYSKGVSILNDCKYGFSTHGNLMRLSLLRSPKAPDAHADMGTHEIKYAIYPHRGALSSDTVKLAHEFNYNFRYKLPRNIGQSFDDIISISGDDNVILSNIKRGEEDSAIKSNYSIKPKDEQSIVVRVYESLGGESFASLNTTLNLKRIEKIDNLEMKVYKSLTATRDESDHAINRIPIKLRPFEIASFRLYF, from the coding sequence ATGTCATCTGAGGGTATTATCTATGATCCTCAGTTCAAGCCTGTTCAAGGAATCTATGAAAATAGATTAAGACAGTTTACTGATACTGGTGGAGACTACCATGACTTAAATTTGCCCAAGTTTTATGACAAAAAACGTATTTCATTAGATCATGACCATGTGAAAGTTTGGTGGTACCAGGTCTCCTTTGAACGTGGTTCTTCTCCCGTTTCTCCCGATAAGAGGCCATCTTGGAAGTCTATCATTGAACGTGACCGGAAGGGTGAATTGGAATTTAGGGAGGCTAACATAAACCAGCCTTTTGGGCCTAGTTGGTCTACCACTTGGTTCAAAGTAAAAATTTCCCTGCCCGAAGACTGGATCAAATCTAATGAGCAGTTACTTTTCCAATGGGATTGCTCTAATGAAGGGATTGTCATAGACCCAAGAACTTTAATTCCTGTGACTGCCTTCTCTGGCGGTGAAAGAACTGAATATCTTTTACCGAAATCGGCGGATGGGGAACATTTCTTTTACATTGAAGCCGGTAACAACGGTATGTTTGGTTGCGGTGCAGGATCCACCATAAATCCACCAGATGATAATAGGTTCTTTCACTTGAGGAAGGCAGATATTGTTTGGCCCGATTTGGACGCTCGCGGTCTGTATATCGATTTCTGGATGTTGAGTGACGCTGCAAGAGAGCTGCCTGGAGACTCTTGGCAAAAACATCAGGCAAGACAACTAGGTAACGCTGTTATGGATCTTTTTGATCCGAATGATCGTTCAAGTGTGCGGAAATGCCGTGATTTGATTCAGAAGCAGTTTTTCGATTCATTTTCCGAGAGCTGTAAAGTTTATGAACAAGGTGAATCTCAAGTCTTAACTAATGTTTATGGTATTGGTAATTGCCATATAGATACAGCTTGGCTATGGCCGTTCGCGgaaacaagaaggaagattGTGAGGTCATGGTCTTCTCAATGTACTTTAATGGATCGCTTCCCGGAGTACAAATTTGTTGCTTCACAAGCTCAACAATTTAAGTGGTTATTGGAGGATCATCCTGAGTTCTTCAAGAAAGTACTAATTCCCAAGATTCAGCAATCCCAATTTTTTGCAGTTGGAGGAACATGGGTTGAGAACGACACTAATATTCCCTCAGGAGAATCATTGGCCAgacagttttttttcggACAAAGATTCTTCTTAAAGCATTTTGGTATCAAGTCGAAGATTTTTTGGCTACCTGACACGTTTGGTTACTCTTCACAAATGCCACAGCTTTGTCGCTTATCTGGAATTGACAAGTTTTTGActcaaaaactttcttgGAATAACATCAACAGTTTCCCACATAGCACGTTCAACTGGGCGGGTATTGATGGGTCCCAAGTACTAACACACATGCCTCCTGGTAATACTTATACTGCCGACTCTCACTTTGGAGACGTCTTGCGCACCGCTAAGCAGAATAAAACGCCTGAATGTTACGGATCCGGTTTGATGTTATACGGGAAAGGTGACGGTGGTGGTGGGCCAACTGAGGAGATGCTACAAAAGATGAGGCGCATAAGGTCTATGAACAACAGAAATGGCAATGTTATCCCGAAATTACAAGTTGGCATAACAGTTGATGAGTTTTAcgatgatattttgaaaagaactaATCAAGGCCATGACTTACCCACTTGGAATGGCGAATTGTATTTTGAATTCCACAGAGGAACGTACACCAGTCAAGCCGAAACCAAGAAATTCATGAGGTTATCTGAAATTAAACTACATGATTTGGAATGGATAGCCGCCAAGACATCTGTTTTATATCCCGATTCATATGAGTACCCATCGAAGGAAATTAACAGTCTCTGGGAGAATGTTCTATTATGTCAATTTCACGATGTTCTGCCAGGTTCTTGTATTGAAATGGTCTATAAGTATGAGGCCATCCCTATGTTGCAAAACGTTGTCAAAAAATGCGCTTCATTAATAGACAAGAcacttcaatttcttcagaGCCAGAGTAAGGCTGACCTTGTTGAGATGGGAACATTGACTTGGTCAAAACCTGAAAGTAATTCTAGGGAATGCTCTTTAGATGGAAGCTACACTTCTTCAGTAACCGGGTACGATGACTATATAGTCCTTGCTAACGGGAAGTTGAAGATTATTATCTGTAAAAAGAGCGGTGTGATTACGAGTATTACAGATGAAACTTTGGGAGTAGAATACCTGGATACGAAACATGGTAGGAACCAATTGGGCGCTAATCAGTTCgtcatttttgatgataaaCCCCTGGGCTGGCAAGCTTGGGACACTGAGCTTTATTCCGTGAATCAATATAAGTATATTACCAAGCCAAAGAAGGTTCAGGTATCCTGCAACACTAAAGAAAAGTGCGCTGTTGAGGtcatctttcaaatttccGAGAAATGCAAGGTCAGATCGATAATATCACTTGATGCAACTACAGCCAACGAGGCTAAGTTAAGTAAGGTTGACATTACTACAACGGTAGAGAACTGGGATGCTAGAAACAAGTTTTTAAAAGTTGAATTTCCTGTCAATATTCGTAGCGATTTCGCATCGTATGAAACTCAGTTCGGTATTACCAGAAGACCAACCCATTATAATACTTCATGGGATGTTGCAAAGTTTGAAGTTTGTCATCATAAATTTGCTGATTATTCTGAATACAGCAAAGGtgtttcaattttgaacGATTGCAAGTATGGCTTTTCCACGCACGGCAACTTGATGAGGTTGTCATTGTTGAGATCTCCAAAGGCCCCAGATGCTCATGCTGATATGGGAACTCACGAGATAAAATATGCTATCTATCCACATAGGGGGGCACTATCCAGCGACACTGTCAAGCTGGCCCATGAATTCAATTACAATTTTAGATACAAACTCCCCAGGAATATTGGTCAAAgttttgatgatatcatAAGCATTTCCGGCGATGATAATGTCATTTTGTCCAACATAAAAAGaggtgaagaagatagtGCTATCAAGTCCAATTATTCTATAAAACCAAAAGATGAACAAAGCATTGTGGTAAGAGTCTACGAATCTCTTGGGGGGGAATCTTTTGCTTCATTAAATACCACACTGAATCTGAAGcgtattgaaaaaatcgatAATTTGGAAATGAAAGTTTATAAGAGCTTGACAGCTACACGAGACGAATCAGACCATGCAATCAATAGGATTCCTATAAAGTTGAGACCTTTTGAGATTGCTTCATTCAGGTTGTATTTCTGA
- the CDC43 gene encoding protein geranylgeranyltransferase type I subunit CDC43 (similar to Saccharomyces cerevisiae CDC43 (YGL155W); ancestral locus Anc_2.312): protein MCQVATDMKKVLARKHEKFFERHLQLLPSSHQGHDVNRMAIVFYSMVGLSILDVDVPAKYNYHLDWIRKHYIKKTLDDKNSTVISGFVGSLVMDIPHATTVNIANTLFALLSLIMLKDYEYFESILDRESLSRFVSRCQLPTRGSFVSCLDYNTNSASPVDSDDLRFCYIAVAILYICGCRSTEEFDRYIDTRKLIEYIMAQRCCGGAFGAHNEPHAGYTSCALSTLALLSSLAELSDKFREDTITWLLHRQVSCHGCMQLEDDSNTTYDQSDDGGFQGRENKYADTCYAFWCLNSLQLLTKDWKLLCQTERTKNYLLDRTQNTLTGGFSKNDEDDADLYHSCLGNAALALIEGKFNGELCIPQETFDDFCKTCHC from the coding sequence ATGTGTCAAGTTGCTACTGATATGAAGAAGGTTCTAGCGAGAAAGCatgaaaagttttttgaaagacaTTTGCAGTTGCTCCCCTCCTCACATCAGGGACATGATGTGAACAGAATGGCGATAGTATTCTACTCCATGGTAGGTCTCTCAATACTTGATGTTGACGTACCCGCAAAGTACAACTATCATCTTGACTGGATACGCAAACattatattaaaaaaacCCTGGACGACAAAAACAGTACCGTAATATCAGGATTTGTTGGAAGTTTAGTTATGGATATTCCTCATGCAACGACGGTCAATATAGCCAATACACTTTTTGCTTTGTTATCTTTGATCATGTTGAAAGACTACGAATATTTTGAGAGTATACTAGACAGAGAGAGTCTTTCAAGGTTTGTTTCCAGGTGCCAGTTACCTACTCGTGGGTCATTTGTATCTTGTTTAGACTATAACACAAACTCTGCATCTCCTGTTGATTCAGACGATTTAAGATTTTGCTATATTGCGGTTGCCATTTTATACATATGTGGATGTAGATCCACAGAAGAATTTGACAGATACATCGATACAAGGAAATtaattgaatatataatgGCGCAACGATGTTGTGGCGGGGCTTTTGGTGCCCACAACGAACCACATGCAGGGTACACTTCTTGTGCGCTATCTACATTAGCATTATTATCTAGTCTCGCAGAGCTATCCGATAAATTCAGAGAAGACACCATAACGTGGCTATTACATAGACAGGTATCATGTCACGGGTGCATGCAGCTTGAGGATGATTCGAATACTACGTACGATCAATCTGATGATGGCGGCTTTCAAGGAAGGGAAAACAAGTATGCTGATACATGTTACGCATTCTGGTGCTTAAATTCTTTACAATTACTTACAAAGGATTGGAAATTGCTATGTCAAACAGAGCGAACGAAAAATTACTTGCTTGATCGGACGCAAAATACATTAACTGGAGGCTTTAGCAAAAATGACGAGGATGATGCTGATTTGTACCACAGCTGCTTGGGTAACGCTGCATTAGCACTGATCGAGGGTAAATTTAATGGAGAGTTATGCATACCTCAAGAAACATTTGATGATTTCTGCAAGACGTGCCACTGCTAA
- the LYS5 gene encoding holo-[acyl-carrier-protein] synthase (similar to Saccharomyces cerevisiae LYS5 (YGL154C); ancestral locus Anc_2.314), with product MAQTIKSLNDVPKVIDGSLWAGTFVVEIQDDVLADDFTFEALMRALPLDWQAKILNKKSFHDRCASLCNQLLQLFGCSIMTGSDFRELKFDRGSFGKPFLDNDNSLPFSMSTGEQCVAMSLVKCVSPDECQKIGIDIASTSNYGGKEELELFREIFSEEEFRALLRASNPRVVFTYLWSLKESYTKFTGTGLNTNLAEIDFGSINFFPANGTSLNITLEKLPLVFHSQWFNNEIITTCIPRSISNNINMDTSELYNISLSTLIEFFIKN from the coding sequence ATGGCCCAGACAATTAAGAGTTTAAACGACGTCCCAAAGGTCATTGATGGAAGCTTGTGGGCAGGCACGTTTGTCGTTGAAATCCAAGATGATGTACTCGCGGATGATTTTACATTCGAGGCGTTAATGAGAGCCCTACCGCTGGACTGGCAAGCCAAAATCctcaataaaaaatcatttCATGATAGATGTGCCAGCTTATGCAACCAGTTACTGCAATTATTTGGCTGTTCTATAATGACTGGTTCAGATTTTCGAGAGCTAAAATTTGACAGGGGCAGCTTTGGTAAGCCGTTCCTGGACAATGATAATTCTCTTCCATTTAGCATGTCAACAGGTGAACAGTGTGTAGCTATGTCTCTGGTGAAATGCGTGAGCCCGGATGAATGTCAGAAGATCGGTATAGACATTGCGTCTACGTCTAATTATGGTGGGAAGGAAGAGTTGGAGCTATTTAGAGAAATTTTTAGTGAGGAGGAATTCAGGGCCTTACTAAGAGCATCTAACCCACGTGTGGTATTTACCTACTTATggtctttgaaagaatcgTATACAAAATTTACTGGAACTGGTCTTAATACAAACTTGGCCGAAATAGATTTTGGCTCGATCAACTTCTTTCCAGCTAATGGTACTTCCTTGAATATTACTTTAGAGAAACTCCCACTGGTTTTCCATTCGCAGTGGTTCAACAACGAAATCATAACTACCTGTATACCGAGATCAATCAGCAATAATATCAACATGGATACATCAGAATTATATAATATCTCTTTATCTACATTAATTgagtttttcatcaaaaattaa
- the PEX14 gene encoding Pex14p (similar to Saccharomyces cerevisiae PEX14 (YGL153W); ancestral locus Anc_2.315), giving the protein MSDVVNDDRKELFDSAVSFLKDESIKNAPLLKKIEFLKSKGLSEKEIEIAMEEPKKDKKFKEGISKNNDSSVNRTNPQDMYFYEAMPPALPHRDWKDYFVMATATAGLLYGAYQVTRRYVIPNILPEAKSKLEDDKEEIKDQFAKIDKVLNAIEAEQAESRKQESETLKELTGTIAELQQVLTETTRSKEKIEDEFRLVKLEMTNLQNTIDKFVSDNSNIQELNNIQREMDSLKSLMKNCTESANTHDNRLFSMSPNGIPGIDAIPSASEILAKMGMQEENDKEKENSDNTGNEANAVPAWKKAREQTVDSNGSIPEWQRNTTRNEISVPDWQNAQLGDSTP; this is encoded by the coding sequence ATGAGTGACGTGGTTAATGACGATCGTAAGGAATTGTTCGATTCGGCAGTGTCCTTCCTGAAGGATGAGTCCATCAAAAATGCTCCActtctgaagaaaatcgaatttttgaaatccaaAGGATTAagtgaaaaggaaattgaaataGCCATGGAAGAACCTAAGAAGGATAAAAAGTTTAAGGAGGGAATATCGAAAAATAATGACAGTTCTGTGAATAGGACAAACCCGCAGGATATGTACTTTTATGAAGCGATGCCACCAGCGCTGCCCCACAGGGATTGGAAAGATTACTTTGTGATGGCTACAGCGACAGCCGGGCTGTTGTATGGTGCGTATCAAGTAACTAGAAGGTACGTGATACCAAATATTTTACCAGAGGCAAAGAGTAAATTAGAGGATGAcaaggaagaaatcaaagatcaGTTCGCCAAAATCGATAAAGTCCTCAATGCCATCGAAGCAGAACAGGCAGAGTCTAGAAAACAGGAAAGCGAGACGCTGAAGGAACTCACTGGCACTATCGCTGAGTTGCAACAGGTGCTGACGGAAACAACAAgaagcaaagaaaagattgaagaCGAATTCAGACTGGTTAAGCTCGAGATGACCAATCTACAAAACACCATTGACAAATTCGTCTCGGACAACAGCAACATACAAGAACTAAATAATATACAGAGAGAAATGGACTCGCTCAAGagtttaatgaaaaattgtacGGAATCTGCTAACACTCACGACAATAGATTATTCTCCATGTCTCCCAATGGCATACCGGGAATAGACGCGATTCCCTCTGCGTCTGAGATCCTAGCCAAGATGGGCatgcaagaagaaaacgataaggagaaagaaaatagtgaCAATACAGGCAACGAGGCAAACGCTGTTCCAGCGTGGAAAAAAGCGAGGGAGCAAACTGTTGACAGCAACGGCTCCATCCCGGAATGGCAGAGAAACACGACCAGAAATGAAATCAGCGTGCCAGATTGGCAAAATGCACAGCTTGGGGACTCTACCCCATAG